One window from the genome of Schistocerca piceifrons isolate TAMUIC-IGC-003096 chromosome 1, iqSchPice1.1, whole genome shotgun sequence encodes:
- the LOC124785711 gene encoding RNA-binding protein 4.1-like isoform X2, which translates to MTDIRTSSTPPKTKIFVGRLPEHAQVQELRALFEQYGVVTECDILNRYGFVHMKTEEMAAAAIEALNNAEFMGVQISVEQSTGKKSGRGGGYRGGFGPMRGRGSFRGMGRATPYMRDSREFERRPGMAPPPSMRNGFYEGYERGYDNYYPSHGPPPMISPREREAERRSYPDMMRAPYERRSFSEMGSPYERTSLPPVASFERRSEYGGARLGSDMYRRRTPPPSSGYGSSGYDRDEMDPYGAPSRRYPAPSPLDRDLPPPRRY; encoded by the exons ATGACAG ATATCAGGACTTCCAGCACACCTCCG aaaacaaaaatatttgtggGCCGTTTGCCAGAACATGCTCAGGTTCAAGAGTTAAGAGCTCTCTTTGAACAGTATGGTGTAGTTACTGAATGTGACATCCTGAACAGGTATGGGTTTGTGCACATGAAAACGGAGGAAATGGCTGCAGCTGCTATTGAAGCTCTAAACAATGCTGAATTCATGGGTGTTCAGATTAGTGTGGAG CAATCTACAGGGAAAAAAAGTGGCAGAGGGGGAGGCTACAGAGGGGGTTTTGGACCAATGCGTGGTCGAGGTAGTTTCAGAGGAATGGGACGAGCAACTCCTTACATGAGGGATTCAAGAGAGTTTGAAAGACGACCCGGTATGGCACCACCACCTAGCATGAGGAATGGCTTTTATGAGGGCTATGAACGTGGTTATGATAATTACTATCCTTCACATGGTCCTCCACCCATGATAAGTCCAAGGGAAAG GGAAGCAGAGAGGAGGTCATACCCAGACATGATGCGTGCACCATATGAACGACGTTCTTTCTCTGAAATGGGTAGTCCATATGAACGAACTAGTCTTCCACCAGTTGCATCATTTGAGCGTCGCAGTGAATATGGTGGCGCAAGATTGGGCTCAGACATGTATCGCAGGCGTACCCCTCCTCCTTCATCAGGATATGGAAGTTCAGG GTACGATCGTGACGAAATGGATCCTTATGGAGCCCCAAGCAGACG CTACCCTGCACCGTCACCTCTCGATCGTGACTTGCCGCCGCCACGCCGATACTAG
- the LOC124785711 gene encoding RNA-binding protein 4.1-like isoform X1, producing MTDIRTSSTPPKTKIFVGRLPEHAQVQELRALFEQYGVVTECDILNRYGFVHMKTEEMAAAAIEALNNAEFMGVQISVEQSTGKKSGRGGGYRGGFGPMRGRGSFRGMGRATPYMRDSREFERRPGMAPPPSMRNGFYEGYERGYDNYYPSHGPPPMISPREREAERRSYPDMMRAPYERRSFSEMGSPYERTSLPPVASFERRSEYGGARLGSDMYRRRTPPPSSGYGSSGYDRDEMDPYGAPSRRLVLCHGGQAAAVLTISPNQHHL from the exons ATGACAG ATATCAGGACTTCCAGCACACCTCCG aaaacaaaaatatttgtggGCCGTTTGCCAGAACATGCTCAGGTTCAAGAGTTAAGAGCTCTCTTTGAACAGTATGGTGTAGTTACTGAATGTGACATCCTGAACAGGTATGGGTTTGTGCACATGAAAACGGAGGAAATGGCTGCAGCTGCTATTGAAGCTCTAAACAATGCTGAATTCATGGGTGTTCAGATTAGTGTGGAG CAATCTACAGGGAAAAAAAGTGGCAGAGGGGGAGGCTACAGAGGGGGTTTTGGACCAATGCGTGGTCGAGGTAGTTTCAGAGGAATGGGACGAGCAACTCCTTACATGAGGGATTCAAGAGAGTTTGAAAGACGACCCGGTATGGCACCACCACCTAGCATGAGGAATGGCTTTTATGAGGGCTATGAACGTGGTTATGATAATTACTATCCTTCACATGGTCCTCCACCCATGATAAGTCCAAGGGAAAG GGAAGCAGAGAGGAGGTCATACCCAGACATGATGCGTGCACCATATGAACGACGTTCTTTCTCTGAAATGGGTAGTCCATATGAACGAACTAGTCTTCCACCAGTTGCATCATTTGAGCGTCGCAGTGAATATGGTGGCGCAAGATTGGGCTCAGACATGTATCGCAGGCGTACCCCTCCTCCTTCATCAGGATATGGAAGTTCAGG GTACGATCGTGACGAAATGGATCCTTATGGAGCCCCAAGCAGACG